Proteins encoded within one genomic window of Xylophilus sp. GOD-11R:
- a CDS encoding aminodeoxychorismate/anthranilate synthase component II yields the protein MKLLMIDNYDSFTFNIVQYFGELGAEVEVFRNDEITVDGVAERIAAGVDRLVVSPGPCSPAEAGISVAAIQTFAGRLPILGVCLGHQAIGAAFGGRIVRAQQLMHGKTSEITTTRKGVFSDLPERFTVNRYHSLAIEKSAPPQVLDVTAWTDDGEIMGVRHKTLPIEGVQFHPESILTEHGHAMLKNFLDGK from the coding sequence ATGAAACTCTTGATGATCGACAACTATGACAGCTTCACCTTCAACATCGTCCAGTACTTCGGTGAACTGGGCGCCGAGGTGGAGGTGTTCCGCAACGACGAGATCACCGTCGACGGCGTGGCCGAGCGCATCGCCGCCGGCGTCGACCGGCTGGTGGTATCGCCCGGACCCTGTTCGCCAGCGGAAGCAGGCATTTCGGTGGCCGCGATCCAGACCTTCGCCGGCCGCCTGCCCATCCTGGGCGTGTGCCTGGGCCACCAGGCGATCGGCGCGGCCTTCGGCGGCCGCATCGTGCGGGCGCAGCAGCTGATGCACGGCAAGACCAGCGAGATCACCACCACCCGAAAGGGCGTGTTCTCCGACCTGCCGGAGCGCTTCACCGTCAACCGCTACCACTCGCTGGCCATCGAAAAGAGCGCGCCGCCGCAGGTGCTGGACGTCACCGCCTGGACCGACGACGGCGAGATCATGGGCGTGCGCCACAAGACCCTGCCGATCGAGGGCGTGCAGTTCCACCCCGAATCCATCCTGACCGAGCACGGCCACGCCATGCTCAAGAACTTCCTCGACGGCAAGTGA
- the trpD gene encoding anthranilate phosphoribosyltransferase — protein MPITPQEALQRTIEHREIFHDEMLHLMRLIMGGEMSPAMTAAIVTGLRVKKETIGEITAAAQVMREFSTKVEVADTTHLVDIVGTGGDGSHTFNISTCTMFVAAAAGARVSKHGGRSVSSKSGSADVLDALGVDINLPPEAIARCIAEVGIGFMFAPNHHPAMKNVAPVRKELGVRTIFNILGPLTNPAGAPNILMGVFHADLVGIQVRALQRLGAKHALVVYGKDGMDEVSLGAGTLVGELKDGVVTEYEIHPEDFGLAMAGSRALKVATPEESMALLRGVLDGDAGPARDIVLLNAAAALYAADVVPSIEAGLARARSAIDSGAARARLQQFVETTQALGAASKASA, from the coding sequence ATGCCTATCACGCCCCAGGAAGCGCTGCAGCGCACCATCGAGCACCGCGAGATCTTCCACGACGAAATGCTGCACCTGATGCGGCTGATCATGGGCGGAGAGATGTCGCCGGCCATGACCGCCGCCATCGTCACCGGCTTGCGCGTGAAGAAGGAAACCATTGGCGAGATCACCGCCGCGGCGCAGGTGATGCGCGAGTTCTCGACCAAGGTCGAGGTGGCCGACACCACGCATCTGGTCGACATTGTCGGCACCGGCGGCGATGGCTCGCACACCTTCAACATTTCCACCTGCACCATGTTCGTGGCGGCAGCTGCCGGCGCGCGCGTCAGCAAGCACGGCGGCCGCAGCGTGAGCAGCAAAAGCGGCAGCGCCGACGTGCTCGACGCGCTGGGCGTGGACATCAACCTGCCGCCTGAGGCCATCGCCCGCTGCATCGCCGAGGTCGGCATCGGCTTCATGTTCGCGCCCAACCACCATCCGGCGATGAAGAACGTGGCGCCGGTGCGCAAGGAACTCGGCGTGCGGACCATCTTCAACATCCTCGGGCCGCTTACCAACCCGGCCGGCGCGCCCAACATCCTGATGGGCGTGTTCCACGCCGATCTGGTCGGCATCCAGGTGCGCGCGTTGCAGCGGCTGGGCGCGAAGCACGCGCTGGTGGTGTACGGCAAGGACGGCATGGACGAGGTCAGCCTCGGTGCCGGCACCCTGGTCGGTGAACTCAAGGACGGCGTCGTCACCGAATACGAGATCCATCCGGAAGACTTCGGTCTGGCCATGGCCGGCAGCCGCGCCTTGAAGGTTGCAACACCCGAAGAGTCGATGGCGCTGCTGCGGGGCGTGCTCGACGGCGACGCCGGCCCGGCGCGCGACATCGTCCTGCTCAATGCGGCCGCCGCGCTCTACGCGGCCGATGTCGTCCCCTCCATCGAAGCGGGGCTGGCGCGTGCCCGCTCCGCCATCGACTCCGGCGCTGCCCGCGCCAGGCTCCAGCAATTCGTCGAAACCACGCAGGCGCTGGGCGCCGCATCGAAAGCCAGCGCATGA
- a CDS encoding patatin-like phospholipase family protein → MTTEKTMAIDTLEAPATTLPEGPRTISLALQGGGSHGAFTWGVLDALLEDHRLDFSGISGASAGAVNAVAVAHGFANGGPTAEGRRQLARDTLARVWRGVAGLGSLSSMAQGIARLMTGGWNTDAGNAFNGVLGRWMSPYQSNPLGFNPLRKLLQDEIDFESIGRLQLPKVFVSATQIRTGRAHIFKGRRLSLDALMASACLPQMFQAVEIDGEHYWDGGFSSNPPLGPLIDTCDSRDIVLVQLNPLSREPIPQNAQDIQERVTELNFNSSLLAQMRSIDFINRLIARGALVEASGYKRVRLHRIDGGKAMQELSASSKLSADAAMMDRLFTEGRSAAARWMNRHFDALGSESTIDIRRDYVGSMA, encoded by the coding sequence ATGACCACAGAAAAAACCATGGCCATCGACACCTTGGAGGCACCGGCCACCACGCTGCCGGAAGGTCCTCGAACGATCAGTCTCGCGCTGCAAGGCGGCGGCTCGCACGGCGCTTTCACCTGGGGCGTTCTCGATGCCCTGCTGGAAGACCACCGGCTCGATTTTTCCGGCATCAGTGGCGCCAGTGCCGGAGCGGTCAATGCGGTGGCGGTGGCCCATGGTTTCGCCAACGGCGGCCCGACCGCCGAAGGTCGCCGTCAGTTGGCACGCGACACGCTTGCGCGCGTCTGGCGCGGCGTCGCCGGGCTCGGCAGCCTGAGTTCGATGGCGCAAGGCATCGCGCGGCTGATGACCGGCGGCTGGAACACCGACGCGGGCAATGCCTTCAACGGTGTGCTCGGCCGATGGATGTCGCCCTACCAGTCGAATCCGCTGGGTTTCAATCCGCTGCGCAAACTGCTGCAGGACGAGATCGATTTCGAATCGATCGGCCGACTGCAGCTGCCCAAGGTCTTCGTGTCCGCCACGCAGATCCGCACCGGCCGCGCCCACATCTTCAAGGGTCGACGGCTGAGCCTGGACGCGCTGATGGCGTCGGCCTGCCTGCCGCAGATGTTCCAGGCGGTGGAGATCGACGGCGAGCATTACTGGGACGGCGGCTTTTCATCGAACCCGCCGCTCGGGCCGTTGATCGATACCTGCGATAGCCGCGACATCGTGCTGGTGCAGCTCAATCCGCTGTCGCGCGAACCGATTCCGCAGAACGCACAGGACATCCAGGAACGGGTGACGGAGCTCAATTTCAATTCGAGCCTGTTGGCACAGATGCGAAGCATCGACTTCATCAACCGGCTGATCGCCCGCGGCGCGCTGGTGGAAGCCTCGGGCTACAAACGCGTGCGGCTGCATCGCATCGACGGCGGCAAGGCGATGCAGGAGCTGTCGGCCTCCAGCAAGTTGTCGGCGGATGCAGCCATGATGGATCGGCTGTTCACCGAAGGCCGGTCTGCCGCCGCGCGGTGGATGAATCGCCACTTCGATGCCCTCGGCAGCGAGAGCACCATCGACATCCGGCGCGACTACGTCGGCAGCATGGCCTGA
- a CDS encoding uracil-DNA glycosylase gives MAADQLASADPADWPVADGWKPLVDGFFGGAAGQKLLAFLTTRLAAGATVFPPQPLRALELTPPEQVRVVILGQDPYHGRGQAEGLAFSVAPGVALPPSLRNIFKELQRDMGLPPPAFPVPGGSLVKWARHGVLLLNTCLTVEEAQPASHAGKGWELLTDAVIRQVAQGDHPAVFMLWGSHAQGKRVLIDSQRHLVLTSNHPSPLSALRPPVPFIGNGHFSQARAWRERYGKPGDQAMLPT, from the coding sequence TTGGCGGCTGATCAACTGGCCAGCGCCGATCCGGCCGACTGGCCGGTGGCCGACGGCTGGAAGCCGCTGGTCGACGGTTTCTTCGGCGGCGCGGCCGGGCAGAAGCTGCTGGCCTTTCTGACGACGCGGCTCGCGGCGGGCGCCACCGTCTTTCCGCCCCAGCCGCTGCGCGCGCTGGAACTCACGCCTCCCGAGCAGGTGCGCGTGGTCATCCTCGGCCAGGACCCGTACCACGGGCGCGGCCAGGCCGAAGGGCTGGCGTTCTCGGTCGCGCCGGGTGTGGCGCTGCCGCCCTCGCTGCGCAATATCTTCAAGGAACTGCAGCGCGACATGGGCCTGCCTCCGCCCGCGTTTCCCGTGCCCGGCGGCAGCCTCGTCAAATGGGCGCGCCACGGCGTGCTGCTGCTCAACACCTGCCTGACGGTGGAAGAGGCTCAGCCGGCCAGCCACGCCGGCAAGGGCTGGGAACTGCTGACCGATGCCGTGATCCGGCAGGTCGCCCAGGGCGATCATCCGGCGGTGTTCATGCTTTGGGGTTCGCATGCGCAAGGCAAGCGCGTGCTGATCGACAGCCAGCGGCACCTGGTGCTGACCTCCAACCATCCCTCGCCGCTGTCGGCGCTGCGGCCACCCGTGCCTTTCATCGGCAACGGCCACTTCTCGCAGGCCCGCGCCTGGCGCGAGCGCTACGGCAAGCCCGGCGATCAGGCCATGCTGCCGACGTAG
- the trpC gene encoding indole-3-glycerol phosphate synthase TrpC, producing MSDILQKIIEVKHTEIATAQKKLPLAAMRADAESRVLTRDFVGALRQRIAQGDPAVIAEVKKASPSKGVIRADFIPADIAQSYAEGGAACLSVLTDKQFFQGSVDYLKQARASVGLPVLRKDFMVDPYQIYESRAMGADCILLIAAALDDARMAELEAIAVSLDMAVLVEVHDREELHRALKLRTPLLGINNRNLRTFEVTLDTTLQLMEDVPADRLLVTESGILGTADVERMRAAGVHAFLVGEAFMRAEEPGQALADLFFPE from the coding sequence ATGAGCGACATCCTGCAGAAGATCATCGAAGTCAAACACACGGAAATCGCCACTGCGCAGAAGAAGCTGCCGCTGGCCGCCATGCGCGCCGACGCCGAAAGCCGCGTGCTGACGCGCGATTTCGTCGGCGCGCTGCGCCAACGCATCGCCCAGGGCGACCCGGCGGTCATCGCCGAAGTGAAGAAGGCGAGCCCGTCCAAAGGCGTGATCCGCGCCGACTTCATCCCGGCCGACATCGCGCAGAGCTACGCCGAGGGCGGCGCGGCCTGCCTGTCGGTGCTGACGGACAAGCAGTTCTTCCAGGGCAGCGTCGACTACCTGAAGCAGGCCCGCGCCTCCGTCGGCCTGCCGGTGCTGCGCAAGGACTTCATGGTCGACCCCTATCAGATCTATGAATCCCGCGCGATGGGCGCCGACTGCATCCTGCTGATCGCCGCCGCGCTGGACGACGCGCGCATGGCCGAGCTCGAGGCCATCGCGGTGAGCCTCGACATGGCCGTGCTGGTGGAAGTGCACGATCGCGAGGAACTGCACCGCGCGCTCAAGCTGCGCACGCCGCTGCTCGGCATCAACAACCGCAATCTGCGCACCTTCGAGGTCACGCTCGACACCACGCTGCAGCTGATGGAAGACGTGCCCGCCGACCGCCTGCTGGTCACCGAATCCGGCATTCTGGGCACGGCGGATGTCGAACGCATGCGCGCGGCGGGTGTGCATGCGTTCCTGGTGGGCGAGGCTTTCATGCGCGCCGAGGAGCCGGGCCAAGCGCTGGCCGATCTTTTCTTTCCCGAGTGA